A genomic segment from Antedon mediterranea chromosome 6, ecAntMedi1.1, whole genome shotgun sequence encodes:
- the LOC140052675 gene encoding ceramide glucosyltransferase-like isoform X2: MSGYVWYDVFYSTTQRMMAYVWAMMDTSMVFCFLASVGIFVYLLLILSHIISIIYGKLHLHRLPSATNIVWEELPGVTILKPLVGVDPNLKENLETFFNLNYPKYEILICLQDEGDPAVKIVEPLMERYPDVDSQLFIGRNTRIGANPKLNNLMSGYKAAKYNLILISDSGINATKDTLLDMVMHMTPGVGIVHQLPFTCDRKGFSCTLEKVFFGGWHARMYLTMCAIRTNCVTGMSNLIRKSIIDDNGGLEGLSKYIAEDFYMGLITLKSGYKQQLSSLPVLQNSGISSLENFQKRMIRWTQIRISTVPTILIAEPITESIALGIWNSWSFNYLFGLDPILFFLSHISTWMLLGFIQLRIVQNDKLNFSKFDFVVAWLYRELMTPYLFMKGMMKTTVTWRNQTYRLKWGGELEEVR, encoded by the exons ATGTCCGGCTATGTATGGTATGATGTCTTCTATAGCACAACACAACGTATGATGGCATACGTGTGGGCTATGATGGATACCTCTATGGTATTCTGTTTCTTAGCATCAGTTGGAATATTCGTCTATTTACTGCTGATTTTATCGCATATAATAAGTATAATTTATGG GAAACTACATCTCCACCGATTACCAAGTGCGACGAATATAGTTTGGGAAGAGTTGCCAGGGGTTACAATTCTCAAACCGCTCGTAGGAGTTGATCCAAATCTCAAAGAAAACTTAGaaacatttttcaatttaaattatcCAAAG tATGAAATATTGATATGTTTACAAGATGAGGGTGATCCAGCAGTTAAGATTGTAGAGCCCCTTATGGAGAGGTATCCTGATGTTGATAGTCAACTGTTTATAG GTAGAAATACTAGGATAGGTGCAAACCCTAAGTTGAACAACTTGATGTCTGGCTACAAAGCAGCCAAATATAACCTGATACTCATTAGTGATAGTGGTATTAATG CAACCAAAGATACTTTACTTGACATGGTTATGCACATGACCCCAGGTGTGGGTATTGTCCATCAACTTCCATTTACTTGTGATCGCAAGGGCTTCTCATGTACACTTGAAAAG GTATTTTTCGGTGGTTGGCATGCACGTATGTATTTAACCATGTGCGCTATTCGAACGAATTGCGTAACAGGAATGTCAAATTTGATACGCAAGTCAATTATTGATGACAATGGTGGACTAGAAGGGCTGTCTAAGTATATAGCAGAAGACTTCTACATGGGCTTAATAACATTGAAAAG TGGATATAAGCAACAGCTGAGTTCTCTTCCAGTATTACAGAATAGTGGGATCTCATCACTAGAAAATTTCCAGAAAAGGATGATAAG ATGGACACAGATACGAATTTCAACTGTGCCAACAATACTTATAGCAGAACCAATCACAGAGTCAATAGCTCTTGGTATATGGAACTCCTGGAGTTTTAACTACTTGTTTGGCTTGGATCCTATTCTCTTCTTTTTATCACACATATCAACATGGATGCTATTGGGTTTTATACAACTCAGGATTGTAcag AATGATAAGCTTAATttttcaaagtttgattttgtGGTTGCCTGGCTTTATCGTGAGTTGATGACGCCATATTTATTCATGAAAGGTATGATGAAAACAACTGTAACATGGCGAAATCAAACATACAGACTGAAATGGGGTGGTGAACTTGAAGAGGTTAGGTAA
- the LOC140052675 gene encoding ceramide glucosyltransferase-like isoform X1, with product MSGYVWYDVFYSTTQRMMAYVWAMMDTSMVFCFLASVGIFVYLLLILSHIISIIYGKLHLHRLPSATNIVWEELPGVTILKPLVGVDPNLKENLETFFNLNYPKYEILICLQDEGDPAVKIVEPLMERYPDVDSQLFIESWDTNNRTEEGRNTRIGANPKLNNLMSGYKAAKYNLILISDSGINATKDTLLDMVMHMTPGVGIVHQLPFTCDRKGFSCTLEKVFFGGWHARMYLTMCAIRTNCVTGMSNLIRKSIIDDNGGLEGLSKYIAEDFYMGLITLKSGYKQQLSSLPVLQNSGISSLENFQKRMIRWTQIRISTVPTILIAEPITESIALGIWNSWSFNYLFGLDPILFFLSHISTWMLLGFIQLRIVQNDKLNFSKFDFVVAWLYRELMTPYLFMKGMMKTTVTWRNQTYRLKWGGELEEVR from the exons ATGTCCGGCTATGTATGGTATGATGTCTTCTATAGCACAACACAACGTATGATGGCATACGTGTGGGCTATGATGGATACCTCTATGGTATTCTGTTTCTTAGCATCAGTTGGAATATTCGTCTATTTACTGCTGATTTTATCGCATATAATAAGTATAATTTATGG GAAACTACATCTCCACCGATTACCAAGTGCGACGAATATAGTTTGGGAAGAGTTGCCAGGGGTTACAATTCTCAAACCGCTCGTAGGAGTTGATCCAAATCTCAAAGAAAACTTAGaaacatttttcaatttaaattatcCAAAG tATGAAATATTGATATGTTTACAAGATGAGGGTGATCCAGCAGTTAAGATTGTAGAGCCCCTTATGGAGAGGTATCCTGATGTTGATAGTCAACTGTTTATAG AATCTTGGGATACTAATAATCGCACTGAAGAAG GTAGAAATACTAGGATAGGTGCAAACCCTAAGTTGAACAACTTGATGTCTGGCTACAAAGCAGCCAAATATAACCTGATACTCATTAGTGATAGTGGTATTAATG CAACCAAAGATACTTTACTTGACATGGTTATGCACATGACCCCAGGTGTGGGTATTGTCCATCAACTTCCATTTACTTGTGATCGCAAGGGCTTCTCATGTACACTTGAAAAG GTATTTTTCGGTGGTTGGCATGCACGTATGTATTTAACCATGTGCGCTATTCGAACGAATTGCGTAACAGGAATGTCAAATTTGATACGCAAGTCAATTATTGATGACAATGGTGGACTAGAAGGGCTGTCTAAGTATATAGCAGAAGACTTCTACATGGGCTTAATAACATTGAAAAG TGGATATAAGCAACAGCTGAGTTCTCTTCCAGTATTACAGAATAGTGGGATCTCATCACTAGAAAATTTCCAGAAAAGGATGATAAG ATGGACACAGATACGAATTTCAACTGTGCCAACAATACTTATAGCAGAACCAATCACAGAGTCAATAGCTCTTGGTATATGGAACTCCTGGAGTTTTAACTACTTGTTTGGCTTGGATCCTATTCTCTTCTTTTTATCACACATATCAACATGGATGCTATTGGGTTTTATACAACTCAGGATTGTAcag AATGATAAGCTTAATttttcaaagtttgattttgtGGTTGCCTGGCTTTATCGTGAGTTGATGACGCCATATTTATTCATGAAAGGTATGATGAAAACAACTGTAACATGGCGAAATCAAACATACAGACTGAAATGGGGTGGTGAACTTGAAGAGGTTAGGTAA